A genomic window from Silene latifolia isolate original U9 population chromosome Y, ASM4854445v1, whole genome shotgun sequence includes:
- the LOC141628183 gene encoding uncharacterized protein LOC141628183, translating into MNLLSLNYRGLGNPDAVAGLRNLLRREAPALVFLCETKLSGSDLRRMRAHLCDYEGMEVDSVGRSGGLSFLWRKGVTCVFWSASVHHMDFDVQGEGGTWRVTGFYGWPAVCDRHLSWELMRELGAGNDNRPWVCVGDFNEILFVTEMKGGDRPQWQMNNFRYAVDDCGLRDVDFEGYEFTYDNGQAEDDNRQLRIDRAMGNKRWFEMFPRAKLIHMDREWSDHASIKLMLNHRDEEQGMSGGRIFRFEQMWVGEDGCEEAIRRAWDLNGGDLISTISTCAKELQEWKGINIGKILRDIKAKRRRLKRLSAGGRSQRLINERKILVKEVAKLLKQVEIYWKQRSRALWLKEGDRKTKYFHRKAGQRNEKNNIAKLIDDNGHEHVGTEAIGTVVRRYFMQLFESGRPQFSDTVIDVVTDRVSENMNDGLKPDYREEQVYNTLNQMYPLKAPGQDVLANRLKVFLGDIVSENQSAFTLGRLITDNILVAFEIFHHMKNTRTGDGHMALKLDMAKAYDRIEWTFLERVLIRMGFD; encoded by the exons ATGAATCTTTTAAGCCTCAACTATAGAGGGCTGGGCAACCCCGATGCAGTTGCAGGACTCCGTAATTTGTTACGGAGAGAGGCCCCCGCTCTGGTATTTTTATGTGAAACTAAGTTGAGCGGAAGCGATCTACGTCGTATGAGAGCTCATTTATGTGATTATGAAGGGATGGAGGTAGATAGTGTCGGGAGGTCAGGTGGATTATCTTTTCTATGGCGTAAGGGTGTCACATGTGTGTTCTGGTCAGCATCAGTCCACCACATGGACTTCGATGTACAGGGTGAGGGAGGTACATGGAGAGTGACGGGGTTTTATGGATGGCCAGCGGTGTGTGATAGACATTTATCTTGGGAGCTTATGAGAGAACTAGGAGCTGGAAATGATAATAGACCCTGGGTTTGTGTAGGCGATTTCAATGAGATCCTTTTTGTGACAGAGATGAAGGGAGGCGACCGTCCGCAGTGGCAAATGAACAACTTCAGATATGCGGTTGACGATTGTGGGTTAAGGGATGTAGATTTTGAAGGATATGAGTTTACCTATGATAATGGACAAGCGGAGGATGATAACAGGCAATTGCGTATTGACCGTGCTATGGGTAATAAGCGGTGGTTTGAAATGTTCCCTAGAGCGAAATTAATTCATATGGATAGGGAATGGTCGGATCATGCATCGATTAAACTTATGTTGAATCATAGGGACGAAGAACAAGGGATGAGTGGTGGGAGAATTTTTCGGTTTGAGCAAATGTGGGTGGGTGAAGACGGGTGTGAGGAGGCGATAAGGAGAGCGTGGGATTTAAATGGTGGAGATTTAATTAGCACTATCTCGACTTGTGCTAAGGAGCTGCAAGAATGGAAGGGCATTAATATCGGGAAAATTTTGCGTGATATTAAGGCTAAGAGACGGAGACTTAAACGCCTTAGTGCAGGTGGGAGATCGCAAAGACTGATAAACGAGCGTAAAATCCTTGTGAAAGAGGTGGCCAAGCTTCTTAAACAGGTGGAAATTTATTGGAAACAAAGGTCGAGAGCACTTTGGCTTAAGGAGGGAGATCGTAAAACCAAATACTTTCATAGGAAAGCTGGACAAAGGAATGAAAAGAATAATATTGCAAAACTTATTGACGATAATGGGCACGAGCACGTGGGGACAGAGGCAATAGGCACGGTTGTCAGGAGGTATTTTATGCAGCTCTTTGAATCTGGAAGACCCCAGTTTAGTGACACTGTTATAGACGTGGTGACTGATAGAGTTTCTGAGAATATGAATGATGGATTAAAACCCGACTACAGGGAAGAGCAAGTGTACAACACGCTCAACCAAATGTATCCTCTCAAGGCCCCGGGACAAGATG TGCTAGCAAATAGGCTGAAAGTGTTTCTAGGTGATATTGTCTCGGAGAACCAATCGGCGTTTACCCTGGGTCGTTTGATTACTGATAATATTCTTGTCGCTTTCGAGATTTTCCATCATATGAAAAATACGAGAACGGGAGATGGACATATGGCTCTCAAACTAGATATGGCTAAGGCGTATGATCGGATTGAATGGACTTTTTTAGAGCGGGTTCTGATAAGGATGGGGTTtgattga